From Prevotella melaninogenica, the proteins below share one genomic window:
- a CDS encoding Rossmann-like and DUF2520 domain-containing protein: MMKVTLIGAGNLATQLGKSLKKAGVIISQVYSRTEDSARTLGKLLEAEWLTDIKALRDEADIYIFSVKDSVLCELISEVCKGRGDKLFLHTAGSMSMSCFEGKVLRYGVFYPMQTFSKTKDVDFERVPVFIEGNSIETEDIIRSFANMLSKRVITLSSADRKYLHLAAVWACNFTNYCYTVASDILGEHGIPFDVMLPLINETTEKIQKISPKEAQTGPAVRGDRNVMSKQLELMNDKEDLQKLYKMLSKGINPLVDNLTLDKR; the protein is encoded by the coding sequence ATGATGAAGGTTACATTGATTGGTGCTGGTAATCTTGCCACACAGTTAGGTAAGTCGTTGAAAAAGGCTGGTGTAATTATCAGTCAGGTATATAGTCGTACTGAAGATTCTGCCCGAACATTAGGTAAGTTGCTTGAGGCAGAGTGGTTAACAGATATAAAAGCACTTCGCGATGAGGCTGATATTTACATCTTTTCTGTGAAAGATAGTGTTCTCTGTGAGTTGATTTCAGAGGTCTGTAAGGGTAGGGGAGACAAACTTTTTCTCCATACAGCAGGCTCTATGTCAATGAGTTGTTTTGAGGGAAAAGTACTGCGTTATGGTGTATTCTATCCTATGCAGACGTTCTCTAAGACTAAGGATGTGGATTTTGAGCGTGTCCCAGTGTTCATTGAGGGCAATTCTATTGAGACAGAGGATATTATTAGAAGTTTTGCCAATATGCTTTCTAAACGTGTGATAACATTGTCTTCTGCAGATAGAAAGTATCTACATTTAGCTGCTGTTTGGGCTTGTAACTTTACAAATTACTGTTATACGGTGGCTTCAGACATTCTCGGTGAGCATGGTATTCCGTTCGATGTGATGTTGCCATTGATTAATGAAACAACAGAAAAGATACAGAAAATCAGTCCAAAGGAGGCACAGACGGGACCTGCAGTGCGTGGAGATAGGAATGTAATGAGTAAGCAGTTGGAGTTGATGAATGACAAAGAGGATTTGCAGAAACTTTATAAGATGCTTTCAAAGGGGATTAATCCGCTGGTGGATAATCTCACTTTAGACAAAAGATAG
- a CDS encoding KdsC family phosphatase — MINYDLQKIKAVVFDVDGVLSASTIQMDEKGDPLRTINIKDGYAIQLAVKHGLQLAIMTGGHNENVRSRYEYLGVKDVYISCSMKIRTWEEFLKKYDLKEDEIIYVGDDIPDYEVMKRAGCPCCPKDACAEIKEISTYVSDCKGGYGVARDILEQVMKAQGKWVLNEKAFGW, encoded by the coding sequence ATGATAAACTACGATTTACAAAAGATAAAGGCTGTTGTCTTTGATGTTGATGGCGTATTGTCTGCTTCTACCATTCAGATGGATGAAAAGGGTGACCCACTACGTACGATTAATATTAAGGATGGTTATGCTATTCAGTTGGCTGTAAAGCATGGGCTACAGCTTGCGATTATGACTGGTGGACATAATGAGAACGTGCGTTCACGCTATGAATATCTTGGCGTTAAGGATGTTTATATTAGCTGCTCGATGAAGATACGCACATGGGAAGAGTTTCTTAAGAAGTATGATTTGAAAGAAGATGAAATCATATATGTTGGTGATGACATTCCTGATTACGAAGTGATGAAGCGTGCTGGTTGTCCTTGCTGTCCAAAGGATGCTTGTGCAGAAATCAAAGAGATATCAACCTACGTTAGTGATTGTAAGGGAGGATATGGTGTTGCACGTGATATTCTTGAACAGGTGATGAAGGCTCAAGGGAAATGGGTATTGAATGAAAAGGCTTTTGGCTGGTAA
- a CDS encoding Maf-like protein, producing the protein MKHIILASNSPRRRELLGGLDLDFEVKVLPDIDESYPNNLPAAEVAGYISREKAAPYRTLIGEGDLVITADTVVIVGDEVLGKPKDAEDARRMLQLISGRTHQVITGVCLLTIDKEHAFSVTTDVTFKQLLEDEIAYYIEHYKPFDKAGAYGIQEWIGYVGVTSINGSYFNVMGLPVQRLWEEIKKF; encoded by the coding sequence ATGAAACATATAATACTTGCGAGTAATTCGCCGCGTCGTCGTGAACTTTTAGGTGGTTTGGACTTGGATTTTGAGGTAAAAGTACTGCCTGATATTGATGAGTCTTATCCTAATAATCTACCTGCCGCTGAAGTAGCTGGCTATATTTCTCGTGAGAAGGCAGCCCCCTATCGTACATTGATAGGGGAGGGCGACCTTGTCATTACGGCTGATACGGTGGTAATTGTTGGAGATGAGGTGCTTGGAAAGCCTAAGGATGCAGAGGATGCACGTCGTATGCTTCAGCTTATCAGTGGTAGAACGCATCAGGTTATTACGGGTGTTTGTTTGTTGACAATCGATAAGGAACATGCTTTCTCAGTGACTACTGATGTGACATTTAAGCAGCTTTTGGAAGATGAAATCGCCTATTACATAGAGCATTATAAGCCTTTCGATAAAGCAGGAGCTTATGGTATTCAAGAATGGATTGGCTATGTTGGAGTTACATCTATTAACGGTAGCTATTTTAATGTTATGGGATTGCCAGTGCAAAGACTGTGGGAAGAAATAAAGAAGTTTTAA
- the rlmH gene encoding 23S rRNA (pseudouridine(1915)-N(3))-methyltransferase RlmH, translated as MKTILILVGKTQSKIFKVGIDDYVSRIEHYMPFSITTIPELKNTKSLSEDQQKQKEGELILKEIQPSDTVVLLDEHGAVFRSVEYANWLKQKQNTARRLIFIIGGPYGFSPDVYARANEKISLSCMTFSHQMVRLIFTEQLYRACTIIKGEPYHHE; from the coding sequence ATGAAGACGATACTTATCCTTGTTGGGAAAACGCAGAGTAAGATATTTAAGGTTGGTATAGATGATTATGTCAGTCGTATTGAGCATTATATGCCGTTTAGTATTACTACAATCCCAGAATTAAAAAATACGAAAAGCCTTTCAGAAGATCAACAAAAACAAAAGGAAGGTGAATTGATATTGAAAGAAATTCAGCCTTCTGATACGGTCGTATTGTTAGACGAACATGGTGCAGTTTTTCGTTCTGTTGAATATGCAAATTGGTTGAAACAAAAACAAAATACGGCTCGACGACTTATTTTTATCATTGGTGGACCCTATGGTTTCTCCCCAGATGTTTATGCACGTGCCAATGAAAAGATCTCATTGTCATGTATGACTTTTTCACATCAGATGGTCAGACTCATCTTCACAGAACAACTTTATCGTGCTTGCACAATTATTAAAGGTGAACCATATCACCATGAATAA
- a CDS encoding HAD family hydrolase — protein sequence MKEFDTYIFDLDGTLLSTLNDLAASTNYALCWAGMPERTIEEIRMFVGNGVKLLMERAIPNGINNPKFEETYAKFREHYLEHNLDTTSPYDGIPELLRELKRRGKKLAIVSNKFYAATQDLAKHFFPDTIKVAIGERETIRKKPAPDTVLEALRQLGASKEGAVYIGDSDVDIITAKNCGLPCISVLWGFRDKDFLIQHGGTIFVNKPSEILGE from the coding sequence ATGAAAGAATTTGATACATATATCTTTGATTTAGATGGTACGTTGCTAAGTACATTAAACGACTTGGCTGCAAGTACAAACTATGCACTTTGTTGGGCCGGAATGCCTGAACGTACAATAGAAGAAATACGTATGTTTGTGGGAAATGGAGTAAAACTACTCATGGAACGTGCCATTCCTAATGGTATTAATAACCCTAAGTTTGAGGAGACTTACGCCAAGTTTCGTGAACATTATTTGGAACATAATCTTGATACAACCAGTCCTTACGATGGTATTCCAGAGTTATTACGCGAATTAAAACGTCGTGGTAAGAAACTTGCGATTGTAAGCAATAAGTTCTATGCAGCAACACAAGACCTCGCAAAGCATTTCTTTCCAGACACAATAAAGGTGGCAATAGGAGAGCGCGAGACAATCAGAAAGAAGCCTGCACCAGACACAGTATTGGAAGCTCTTCGACAATTAGGAGCATCAAAGGAAGGTGCTGTATATATTGGTGACAGTGATGTAGATATAATAACAGCCAAAAATTGCGGATTACCATGCATCAGTGTGCTTTGGGGATTTCGTGATAAAGATTTTTTAATACAGCATGGTGGCACGATATTCGTTAATAAACCATCTGAGATTTTAGGCGAATAA
- the mltG gene encoding endolytic transglycosylase MltG produces MAKSKGKNKGTTSRWIIVAIFAILVGVAYFLFFSGMSRTGKEKYVLIDENDNIDSVYAKLQPISTPQGFWVFKQLAGIMGYSNHIRPGRFTVGSSGSLQTSRHIINGLQAPVKITIRSVRTIEDLATDVSEKLMFSRSELLSRLKSKETCKKYGFTPETIPAMFIPNTYDFYWNTSVDKFLDKMSEENKKFWNFERKEKAKQAGFTESEIVTLASIVDEETDNEAEMPKIAGMYINRLHMNMPLQADPTIKFATKNFTAHRIYQKWLTIDNPYNTYKYRGLPPGPIRIPSVSAIDAVLNYVHHDYIYMCAKEDFSGTHNFAKTYEEHQVNAAKYAKALNEHGIN; encoded by the coding sequence ATGGCAAAATCTAAAGGAAAGAACAAAGGGACAACGTCCCGTTGGATTATTGTTGCAATTTTTGCGATATTAGTAGGTGTAGCATACTTTCTTTTCTTCTCGGGAATGTCCCGTACAGGGAAAGAAAAATATGTTCTTATTGATGAGAACGATAATATAGACTCAGTATATGCTAAGCTTCAGCCAATCTCAACTCCTCAAGGTTTTTGGGTATTCAAGCAGCTTGCTGGAATTATGGGATATTCAAATCATATCCGTCCTGGTAGATTTACTGTTGGTTCTTCTGGTTCTCTTCAGACTTCACGTCATATTATTAATGGTCTTCAAGCCCCTGTGAAGATTACGATTAGGTCAGTAAGAACGATTGAAGATCTTGCCACTGATGTGAGCGAAAAGCTGATGTTCTCACGTTCAGAACTCCTTTCTCGTCTTAAGTCAAAAGAAACTTGTAAGAAGTATGGTTTTACTCCAGAAACCATCCCTGCAATGTTTATTCCTAATACATACGATTTCTATTGGAATACTTCAGTCGATAAGTTTCTCGATAAGATGAGTGAAGAGAACAAGAAGTTCTGGAACTTTGAACGTAAAGAGAAAGCGAAACAGGCTGGCTTTACTGAAAGTGAGATTGTTACGCTTGCAAGTATTGTTGACGAAGAAACCGATAATGAGGCAGAAATGCCAAAGATTGCAGGTATGTATATCAATCGTTTACACATGAATATGCCTTTGCAGGCTGATCCAACAATAAAGTTTGCTACAAAGAACTTTACTGCTCATCGTATCTATCAGAAGTGGCTTACGATTGATAATCCTTATAATACCTATAAATATCGCGGTCTTCCTCCTGGCCCAATACGTATTCCATCTGTGTCAGCTATTGATGCTGTATTGAATTATGTTCATCATGATTATATCTACATGTGTGCTAAGGAGGATTTTAGTGGTACACATAACTTTGCCAAGACATACGAAGAACATCAAGTGAATGCTGCTAAGTATGCTAAAGCATTGAATGAACATGGAATAAATTAA
- a CDS encoding RluA family pseudouridine synthase: MEVLYEDNHIIIVYKEAGEIVQGDKTGDEPLSEIVKQWIKEKYQKPGNVFLGVVHRLDRPVAGLVVFAKTSKALTRLNDMFRNGEVHKTYWAIVTRPPFETEATLTDWLVRNERQNKSYAYNHQVPTSKKSILHYKVINQSERYTLLEINLMTGRHHQIRCQLSNMDCPIKGDLKYGAPRSNPDGSICLLSHRVEFIHPVSKEKICIESPLPKDNLWQAIGKL, encoded by the coding sequence ATGGAAGTACTTTACGAAGATAATCATATCATCATCGTCTACAAAGAGGCAGGCGAGATTGTACAAGGTGATAAAACTGGTGATGAACCTTTGTCAGAGATTGTCAAACAATGGATAAAGGAGAAATATCAGAAACCTGGGAATGTATTTTTGGGTGTTGTACATAGACTGGACCGTCCTGTAGCAGGATTGGTTGTCTTTGCCAAAACATCAAAAGCACTTACAAGACTAAACGATATGTTCCGCAATGGTGAGGTGCATAAGACTTATTGGGCTATTGTTACGCGTCCACCATTTGAGACAGAGGCTACATTAACAGACTGGCTTGTACGTAACGAACGCCAGAATAAGAGTTATGCTTATAATCACCAAGTACCAACTTCTAAGAAATCTATCTTACATTATAAGGTAATCAATCAGTCAGAACGTTACACACTATTAGAGATTAATCTGATGACAGGTCGTCATCATCAAATTCGTTGTCAGTTGTCTAACATGGACTGCCCTATAAAAGGCGATTTGAAGTATGGTGCTCCGCGTTCTAATCCAGATGGTAGTATTTGTTTGTTGAGCCATCGCGTTGAATTCATTCACCCTGTTTCAAAGGAGAAGATATGTATAGAATCACCACTGCCAAAAGACAACTTATGGCAAGCAATAGGTAAATTATAA
- the fabG gene encoding 3-oxoacyl-[acyl-carrier-protein] reductase has product MKLLEGKTALITGAARGIGKAIALKFAEEGANVAFTDLVIDENGKATEAEIAAFGVKAKGYASNAADFAQSEEVVKLVKEEFGSIDILINNAGITKDGLMLRMTEQQWDAVIAVNLKSAFNFIHACVPVMMRQRGGSIINMASVVGVHGNAGQANYSASKAGMIALAKSIAQEMGPKGIRANAIAPGFIDTAMTQALDDNIRKEWTSKIPLRRGGTVEDIANTAVYLGSELSSYVTGQVIQVDGGMNM; this is encoded by the coding sequence ATGAAATTATTGGAAGGTAAGACAGCCCTGATTACAGGTGCTGCACGTGGTATTGGTAAGGCTATCGCATTGAAGTTTGCAGAGGAGGGTGCAAACGTTGCATTCACCGACCTCGTTATCGACGAGAATGGTAAGGCTACAGAGGCAGAGATTGCTGCTTTTGGCGTAAAAGCTAAGGGTTATGCAAGTAATGCAGCAGACTTCGCACAGTCAGAAGAGGTTGTAAAGCTGGTTAAGGAGGAATTCGGTTCTATTGATATCCTCATCAATAATGCTGGTATTACGAAAGATGGTCTTATGCTTCGTATGACTGAGCAGCAGTGGGATGCAGTTATTGCAGTAAACCTTAAGAGTGCCTTCAACTTCATTCACGCTTGTGTACCAGTAATGATGCGTCAGCGTGGTGGTAGCATTATCAACATGGCAAGTGTTGTTGGTGTTCATGGTAATGCTGGTCAGGCTAACTATTCAGCTTCAAAGGCAGGTATGATTGCTCTGGCTAAGAGTATAGCTCAGGAGATGGGCCCTAAGGGAATTCGTGCCAATGCTATTGCTCCAGGCTTCATTGATACAGCTATGACACAGGCTTTGGATGACAATATCCGTAAGGAATGGACTTCAAAGATTCCTCTCCGTCGTGGTGGTACTGTTGAAGATATTGCTAATACAGCTGTTTATCTTGGTTCTGAACTGTCAAGCTATGTTACAGGTCAGGTTATCCAGGTTGATGGTGGTATGAATATGTAA
- a CDS encoding TetR/AcrR family transcriptional regulator: MSISKTRQKLVDVARQLFAKNGIANTTMNDIAKASGKGRRTLYTYFKSKDDVYYAVIESELERLSDKLDEVAAKNISPQDKIIELIYTHLSMIKETVMRNGNLRAEFFRNIWMVEKARKNFDEDEIELFRKVYSDAKEDGDFDIENVELVADITHYCIKGLEVPFIYGRLGHGLTEESSRPLVAKVVYGALGKSGLK; encoded by the coding sequence ATGTCAATATCAAAGACCAGACAAAAGCTTGTTGATGTAGCACGCCAACTTTTTGCAAAAAATGGTATTGCCAACACAACGATGAACGACATCGCCAAGGCTTCAGGTAAAGGTAGACGCACACTCTACACTTACTTTAAGAGCAAGGACGATGTGTATTATGCTGTTATTGAGTCTGAGCTGGAGCGTTTATCAGACAAGTTAGACGAAGTAGCTGCCAAAAACATCAGCCCTCAGGATAAAATCATCGAACTCATTTATACTCATCTTAGTATGATTAAAGAGACTGTTATGCGTAATGGTAATTTACGTGCAGAGTTCTTTAGGAATATATGGATGGTAGAGAAGGCGCGAAAGAACTTCGATGAAGACGAGATTGAACTCTTCCGTAAGGTTTATTCTGATGCCAAGGAAGACGGAGATTTTGATATTGAAAACGTTGAACTTGTAGCAGACATCACACACTATTGTATCAAAGGACTTGAAGTACCATTCATCTATGGTCGATTAGGTCATGGACTAACAGAGGAATCTTCACGTCCGCTTGTGGCTAAGGTTGTGTATGGTGCATTAGGAAAAAGTGGACTGAAATAA
- the galE gene encoding UDP-glucose 4-epimerase GalE: protein MKQTILVTGGTGFIGSHTSVELIEAGYEVVIVDDLSNSKIEVLDGIEKITGVRPAFEQVDLRDREATENVFRKYPKIEGIIHFAASKAVGESVQLPLMYYRNNIVSLLNLLELMPKYNVKGIIFSSSCTVYGQPKPENLPVTEDAPHQKATSPYGNTKEINEQIILDYINSGADIKSIVLRYFNPIGAHPSALIGELPNGVPNNLIPFVTQTAMGIRKELTIFGNDYNTPDGTCIRDYIYVVDLAKAHVAAMARVLDQDTEKIEYFNIGTGSGNSTKEIVETFEKATGVKVNWKYGPRREGDIEKIWGDCTKANTVLGWKADTPLADVLATAWKWQEKLREDGIM from the coding sequence ATGAAACAAACAATTCTTGTTACGGGAGGAACTGGATTTATTGGTTCACACACAAGTGTAGAGCTGATAGAAGCTGGTTATGAAGTCGTTATTGTTGACGATTTATCTAACTCTAAAATTGAGGTTTTAGATGGTATTGAGAAAATAACGGGCGTTAGACCAGCTTTTGAGCAGGTTGACCTTCGTGATCGTGAAGCTACAGAAAATGTCTTCCGTAAATATCCTAAGATTGAAGGTATTATTCATTTCGCAGCTTCTAAGGCGGTAGGCGAGAGTGTACAGCTTCCTTTGATGTATTATAGAAACAATATTGTTTCATTGTTGAATCTATTGGAACTTATGCCAAAGTACAATGTAAAGGGAATCATCTTCTCAAGTTCTTGTACGGTATATGGTCAGCCAAAGCCTGAAAACCTACCTGTTACAGAGGATGCTCCACATCAGAAAGCAACTTCACCATACGGTAATACCAAGGAAATCAACGAGCAAATTATCTTAGATTATATTAATAGCGGTGCCGATATTAAGAGCATCGTATTGAGATATTTTAATCCTATTGGTGCACACCCATCAGCATTGATTGGTGAGTTACCTAATGGTGTACCAAATAACTTGATTCCTTTTGTTACACAGACAGCTATGGGTATCAGAAAGGAATTGACCATCTTCGGTAATGATTATAACACACCTGATGGTACTTGTATCCGTGACTACATCTATGTTGTTGATTTGGCAAAGGCTCACGTTGCAGCTATGGCACGCGTACTTGACCAGGATACAGAGAAGATTGAGTACTTCAACATTGGTACAGGTAGTGGTAACTCTACAAAGGAGATTGTTGAAACCTTTGAAAAAGCTACGGGTGTTAAGGTAAACTGGAAGTATGGTCCACGTCGTGAAGGCGATATCGAAAAGATCTGGGGCGATTGCACCAAAGCCAACACAGTATTGGGTTGGAAAGCTGACACGCCATTGGCTGACGTTCTCGCAACTGCTTGGAAATGGCAGGAGAAGCTTAGAGAAGACGGAATTATGTAG